Within Columba livia isolate bColLiv1 breed racing homer chromosome 22, bColLiv1.pat.W.v2, whole genome shotgun sequence, the genomic segment GTGCTGGCGGCGATGGCGGCGAGAAGCCCAGTGGcccatggctgctgtgtggtggcacagcccagggacacTGACTCTGTGAGGCGGTGGCTCCCACAGAGACGGGGGGTCCAGAACACGGGCAAGGGGGGGAGGGCTGAAGAGAGGAGGCGGGgccagggccgggggctgctcagccctggggcagccccacgggCGCCACGTCCCAGCTCAGCCCGGCCACCGGCAGAGCCGCCGCCTTCTCACTTCCACCTTTGCCAGCACAGGGCGGCAGGGCGGCCAGTCTCCTCCCCGAGGTGACGCTGCCCCGCATTGGTCCCTGGGCTGTCACTCTGCCCCGCTTTGGACCCACGACAGCGAACAGAACAcggcaagagagaaagaaggaaagaagagcagaaggaatgaaggagaggggaagacaagggcagagagcaggacatagaggcagaaagagacaaaagacagagaacaggtcAGGAAGATTATGAGGGAAAAAGACAGGGACGCAGATCAAgacaaagagatggagaagaagaaagagacaatggCCTGAAGGGTAgagagggacagaaaaaaaaatgcacagggagcaggaaagagCAGCAATGAGGAGAGGAACAGTTGGATGACAAAgacttggagaaaagagaaaggggtgacagggagcagagcatAATAACAGAGGGGAAGAGAGCTACGTGGAAGCCAAAAAAACCCGAcacagaaggaaacaggagagggcGGGGAAGGACTGGGACACAAAAGAGGGTGACACGACCCCCAGGGCCCAGGGCTCACCACAGTTCCcgctctctgcactgccaggcaagtTGTGGAGTTCAGGCAACtctgtctctgtgtttctgtcctccctttctcttctgtagCCCCAGCCGCTTGCCCATCCTCCACCTAGGAGAAGACACTGGTGTTTGACAGCTCTTACACCACGAGGCTTCCCAGACACACACCACGCAAACACACACTCTACGGCCGTACAGTAATTTTCCTCACTGACACAGACCCTGCGGTGCACgtttgtgatctgctctgctgaggcgGCTCACAGGGACTCTTCCTCGCCCAGAGGGGCAGCTGTCTCttgtgcagctggagcagcagctgtggggatcCCCTCTACTTCATCCTCCAGCTGCCTTaccttttcctgctctctccagctccagccccagcagctcctctccaaagCCAGCAAGTGCCCACCTGCCCCTTTACACACCCCACCAGGAGAACAAGGCCAAAGCAGCCCACGCACACCTGAGCCAGATGCAGCAACAACAGCCCCAGGGCCCCAgtgcagcctctggcagagaaCAAACCAGCAGCCACGATTCCCACAGCTGCTTGGCTGGAGACcgcctgctgcaggagctcctgcacaCCCCGCTCCTTCCCCGCACCCGTGCTGCTGGCACCTGCGTTAACGGAGgatggagcagccccaggcccagctgctgctgccaggagaggcCGTGGGGTGGCCCGGAGCTGTGGGACAGGTCAGGGAGGTTTtgggctgggacagctgcagggggagcgggctggggcagctctgggattCGGGGTGCAGGTGCCTGTGCTCCTCAGGGGTGGATTTCTCCCTCCAGGGACTGCAGCTTGCTGGTGGAGTTGTCGATGGCTGCCTGAGGGTGACAGTGTTAGTGGCTGGATCCTCTTCTAGGCATCCATTTCACAGATCACAGGCTACTTGAGACTGGCCAGGAGGTCACCTGAAGGGTGAGGTCACTTGGAGGGTGAGGTCACCTGGTCccaccccctgctcaagcagggccacctgcaGCCGGTTGTCCACGATGGTGTTCACAGGGCTGTGGAACATCTCcaaggaaggagactccacaagctccctgggcacTCTCTGCCAGTGCGCGTCACTcacacagcaccctctgctGAGCTGCGTGAGATCTCTGTCAGCCCATCTCTCCAGTGTGCCCAGGTCCCTGCGGATGGCAGCACGACCCCCTGGCCTAAGTGCCACTCCTCCCAGTGTGGTGTCCTCCGCcagcttgctgagggtgcactctgcCCCACCATCCCGACCACTTaaggaagatgttaaacaggattGGACCCAGTATTGACCCCTGGGAGACACTGCCTGTAACTGGCCTGCAACCAGACTTGGTGCCACTGAGCAACACGCTCTGGACCGGGCCGTCAGCCAGTGTCAGTCTCACTTGCCGCTGGCTCATCCAGCCCATTTCAGTTCCAGGGACTCAACCTccatgtttaaaacaaaagagactGCAACATGGGCACATGCCATCACACAGCTCTCAAAATCCCATCACGTAAACTGCTCAGACTGGGTGTGCAGTGCAGTGCCCGCCCTTCACCTGAGGGGCTGacctctgattggctgcttgGCCTGTCACTCTGCCTGACACCTTGCCCCTCATGTCACGGCCTCAGCAGAGCAGGATGTGATGGCGGGAAGCGCCAAATTCATCTTCAGTGTCCAAGGGTTTTCTCCTGGTCTTTGCTGACCATTCACATTGGGACGTGCACAATCAGCCTGTGTTATGTcactttcagcagctgctgctttggcagAAATGGCTTGTTTATTCTTGTTGATTCTGCAAGTCTCGCATTAAAAAGCTGCACCCAGCACATCTGTCTGGTGTGCTGCTCTGAATCACATCAATAGTCAAAACCGCTGTATTTGCTCCCCTCCCAACTAGAGCAAAGTAAACCCCTGGATTTCACTCTCTTTCCTAAAGAGACGATCGTAGGAAGTTACATTCACATCCTGggatggaaaaaaagggaaagaatatgAATAGGAAAAGCATTCCAGACAATGGataaaaaatggaaagacattctataaaggaacaaaaatttTCCAAGAGGCATCCACCTGTATTTCATATCAGAAATACGCTCAGTGCCGATGTTTGCAACACGAGGTGTACAATGTGGCATTGTCTGTACTGCTTTAAATCTGTTAAATAGTATTAATAGACAAGTAAAACAATGAGCAACTTGtataaaatcttgttttcatcagAGTGCACTCACTTCACCTTATTTCCTCTGACAAGGTGTTCAACTGGCCATATGTGAGAGATTCTAAGATAATGTCTTGAGGACCCGTGTTGGAAAGTAAAacgtgggaaagcaagatgtgcggttccagccacctggatgataaaggaagatcaatactaacacgACCATCCGGAcggtcaaagacataatactaacacaATAATAtgtaaagggccttggacagattactttgaagtacatttctcataattgtaaaaagttatagcccagactcgtgagaatggtatctcgggctgGATAACCGACCCctagtgcatgggatgtgtgaatgtccttgggcctggtctgtgaatgagtggaaaaacaagtgagagaaacatcacatgagttcagtgtgtttttaataacaattagtggaaaaacaccttttgcaaacatcttagtccaggcccgtacctgtaaatcctatacgTTGTctatggtgaataaagaaggcagcctaggcctaggtcaggtctctgcttggccaggctctgcgctccttcctgaacaagatctctgcctctgcgcgAATTTCTGTCTGTGTCCTGGTATGCGTCATTTCTAATCGCCGCAAAAAATCCTGCGGGTGATCTGGAACTGTGAGCAGCACTGACCACACGGCGCCCTCTCAACAGCAGAAGCAACTTTCCTGCCCGATAGGGTTTGCTCCTTCCCcacacagcttctcccctcagtgttgctgggatctccccgggcaggctgagcgctgaccctggcaggcggcagagtcccttcACCTTTTTCACCCCCCACCACCTGGATTCCTCCTTTTGTGCTCTGCCCGCTCCAACCGTTTGTCACCTGGTTATATGGTCAGTTTATCCTCAAGCCACTGAGAGCTTCTGTAAGCGGTGAGACAGCACACAACGCCCATGCCCTCTGCTGCCCACCCTTGGAGTTCCCTAGAAACTTCTACAAACCCACTACAGGAGCAGCTTCACTGCTGTTCAGATCAGCCAGCCAGGTGAACACGGGTCTCTGGAACACACCACAGGGCAACAGGGCAGTCCCAAGGGGACATGAGGGCAAAGGGGGACCTGGAGACACCTGAGAGcacccaggtgcccagggctgaacTGGCCTGTTCCTCCCAACGGGACATGGTGCCCCTTGCTCCCCAggcgcagggtcacagtggggccctttgtgacctcgCATTGTGACACCCACTACCCTGCAttgtgggacaggatttggctggcctcagcaaaactcccagcacTTATCAATTGGTAAAAGGAGATGTGCTGGAACTTGTTGGTCACAGGCCATGGGAAGGATAGAGGCGAGAACCTTAATTAGAAGGAGTGGAGAGCGCTGATTCtatgtttagacaaggttcacAAGTTAATAATGTTGTCCTGTAAAAAGGAGACTCTTGTTTTTGCACAGGGAAGATTGCTTGGGTTGGGGTAGTAACTGTTTAAGAAAATGTCTTAGCACCAGCCAGTCTGTGAATGTGTACAGTGTAGACCAATCAGTCTGTAACACGGTAACAGAAACACCAATCAGCTCGAAGCACATTGCTGAGGAGAAGTATAAATGTATGTGAAGTACACTAATAAAGCggacattttgtttgcatcaaaCCGcgccccgtctctcaatcgcggtgCTGCATGTGCTCAGCgcagctgcagccccggccCACACTGTCCGgcacctttaagatcatcgagtccaaccacaccCTCACTTTagctgcccctggcagactCCCCTCTGCCCCCGGCAGCCTTGTGCTGAGGACTCCCCAAGTGCAGCCCACGTCTTTCCCGGCTGCCCTTGGCAGACTCGTGGTGTTTCACCAAGTCTTCCCAATCCCTCACCTATACCTCTTTCCCCAAACCCACGAGATGGCAGACAAACACCTCACCTGCCCCGTGGTGGCCCTGGAGGAggacagggctccccaggagagcagctctccagcagAGCCCCAGGAGCTGTGCATGGCCCAGGACCTGGAGATGGGTGAGTGAGGGGCCCTGGTTGTCTGGGCAGGGCGGGGGCCAGCGAGCACTCCCTGCTCAACACCGGGATCACGTTTCCCTGCACGCTGGCAGGGGGGTTCCACAGGTGTTGGCCATGATGCtgcctgaagtccagggctgctccgagctgggagccggccccagcacagcctctgcgtgcagaggggacccagctcctgctccagggcacgggcagcgagaggcagctgggcgggcaggaggcaaccgtgctgtgggacggggacctttcctgcccgtctgaagcgagttcctcacccgctgcacccggctttccccgtcctgcctggctccagcatcgcagCCCGTCTGCCGGGCACCCTCCAGCCCTAACACGCACGGGGAGACTGTGCCGGGGGCTGATCCAGGTCAAGACtccagaaggaaaggaaggttgCTCAGGGCACAAAAGTCAGAGTGCGGATTTGTTGCACTTTTGGCAAAGTGAGCAGGGGAACACGCTATTTTCCAAAAGTGCTCCTTGACCAGGAACTTTCAAGAGCAGTGTTAGGCTTCCCCCAGTTTTTCTGTGTGGGAGGATAGAGCTTGTTTTCCTGGGTGCTCCTGTACAGATACAGAACTCAACTTTTAAATCTGCTTCTCTGCAAGAACATGGACTCATCTCTCTTCCGATGTGGTTTCTTGGCAGTCGTTGCTGAGGGAATGGCTCCGCCGCAGAGGATCCTCTTTCCCCCAGAGAAGATTTGCATGgcctggcagcacagccagagGGCTGGAGCGGGACTGCACAACCTGGGCAACACGTGCTTCCTCAACTCCGTCCTGCAGTGCCTGACCTACACCCCGCCTCTGGCCAACCACCTGCTCTCTGGGGAGCACAGCCGGGCCTGTGAGTACTTTAGGGAACATTCCTTGTCCATCTGTTGAGCAGGGCCCAAGGGCTCCCAGAATCTGGAAGCTGATCTAGGAGAAAAGTGGCCCTTCTTTGTCAGCTCCCTGAGTTGGTGTTCTCTGAACACTCAAGCCTAGAAGCAGCTTGTTGTATCTGGATGTGTTCATCTTCAGAAAGGCACCTCTTTCTATCCCAGGCTCTTGGTCCCTGTTCCTGCAAGTTAAACTCCTTTGCTGATTGCACAGAAAGCTTCCGTCAGTTCAGCATCCCTCTGAAGAAAGTTTTCTGTGCATTAAAATGTCCCGGGCTTGTTGGGACTTGGGCAACTTGGGAGGAATGGAGAATTCTTAAACTGCAAGACCTCCATTAGGTTTTCCATCACTGTGGATATTTTGCAAACCTGAGGAGCTTTCCTCTCccattcctccctccctctccaggtggccagaaaggcTTCTGCGTCATGTGCAGGATGGAAGTGCACGTTCAACAGGTCCTGCATTCCTCAGCCAGTGCCATCGAGCCTTGGGCTGTCGTCGATTTTCTCACAGGTGAGTCAGTGCAGGTGCTGTGACATGATTGATGCTGTTCTTGTCGGAGAGAACTagtaacttcttctttcttagaaaTAGGAGAAAATTTCCAGCATGGCAGGCAGGAGGACGCCCACGAGTTCTTACGCTGCACCATGGATGCCATGCAGAGAGCTTGTCTGAGAGGAAACAGCGAGTAAGTGCAAGCAAATTGTGTTTCCAGCGTTCCCAAGCCCTTTGGAGTCCTTGATGTCCTCCCCTCAAGGAAAACTATGCCCAGGGCTTTCAGACAAAGCCAGACTCTGGGAGGAGATAACTCTGCCTTCCCATTGGTTTGCAGCTTGGACATGTCCTCTCAAGCAACCACCATCGTCCATCAGATCTTTGGGGGCTTTCTGAGATCCAGAGGTACTTTTCCACTGCTATTGCTCTCCTTGGAATCGTCTGTGCCCTCCTGTCTGCCTGCGATAACAGCCGATGGTGTGATTGGCGCAGTGGGTGTGAGAGGGTAACCCGGCACAGTCTGTCGACTTCCCCTGTCACTGAGCATTTCCATTTGCCTTCCAGTCACATGCTGGAGCTGCCAAGCGGTTTCCGATTCCTACGAGGCCTTCCTGGATGTTCCTCTGGATATCAAAGTAAGAGAGTTTGTAATTGTGCTTCAAGACGTCCCAAGGCCCCTGTAGCTTTTCAGATTCCACACAGTTGGCTTAAAAACGTATCTGACAAGAGAGGTTGGCGGTGGGCGGGAGGTGGAATGGACTGTGTTCTGCAGAGGCCATGGCAGTGGTCTCCCTGTCAGAGCTGGTTTCAGCTGGACAGGCACACGTGCCCCTCTCTGCACCATGGCGtaccctcctccttcttcccttgcCCTCCCGCAACACCCGTCTGGCTCCCAGGCTCATGGGGGTGTTGTTTCCATCACTGGTGACACCCATACCATCGCAGCTGAACTGTGCAGTGCCACAAAGAGGTGGCTCTGGAGAACCCTGGGAATCCCTGAGAAATGAGGGAGATGTTCAGCATCACACCCTCTTTCTGCCTCCTGGGCACTGCTTGCGGGTTCACAGTGGGTCTCCTCAGCCTCATCGAGCTGTTTTTTTTGCGTAAACTCCTCGTAAGTGTTTGGCTGTGGGAATTTCCCAGAGCTCAGGGCTCTCCCTTCTCACTCCTCCAGGCAGCCGCATCTGTCACCGCAGCTCTGGAAGACTTTGTGAAACCGGAGCACCTGGATGGTGAAAACTGCTTTAAATGTAGCAAGTAAGGCCATTATTGATGATGTATTCATACTGGATCCTGTGCGAAGGTGTCATTGAGCAGAAGTCAGCTTTTCACATTGAATTAAGGCACAGTAATGAGACGCAGGTTTTTTAACATGGCATTATGGTACTGAATAGCCTTAAAAGAGCAGAGGGATGTGTGAGACAGGAAAGTCTGTCTGgcctttgggggaaaaaatggtgCGTTTCAGCCCTTGGCTCTGTCCTGGCTTTCAAGGTGTGACAAGGTGACTGCCGCCTCCAAGAGGTTCTCGGTCCATCGCGCGCCCAAGGTTCTCACGGTCTGTCTGAAGAGGTTTGAAGCTTTCACCGGCGACAAGATCAGCAAGGTGTGTGCACAACTGGAGTGCAACGTTCTCTTCCTGGAGCGGGTTTCCCAAAGCCGGACGCTCTGTCACAAGCTGCTCATGTTGAGATTTTCACGTTCCCTTCTGGGGACACTTCCTGTGGGAAGACAAGTGTGTCCTCTgctcccacagagctgctttggtCCAGATGAGTTTCCTGCCACCCAACTCGGGACATATTGCTGTGTCCTGAAGTGTTCCAGGGTCATTGCTGAGCCCTCCTGGTCTCTCCGTAGGTCGTGGAGTATCCCCAGTACCTGGATCTTCGCCCGTACATGTCTCAGGCAGCCGGAGAACCGCTCCTCTATTCCTTATACGCCGTCCTGGTGCACGGAGGTGGCAGCTGCCGTGCAGGACACTACTTCTGCTACATAAAGGTGAAAAGCTACTTCCTTCTGAACAACGGAAAAATGTATCCTGGGGAAAACTGACTTTCCTGGCCGTGTTACTGACAGCCACGGATTTGATGGGAGAAGGTTTCCTCAGGGGCTGGAATGCATATGTTTTGAACACTGCTGGTTGGGCAGTTTTTGGCCTGTGTTTTGTGGAGAAGCCGTGCCATTCATCTCCAGATATCGACGCTTTTCTTTGCAGGCCAGTGATGGACTGTGGTACCACATGGACGACAAGTCTGTGGATCTTTGCGACAGTGACACAGTCCTCAGGCAGCAAGCCTATTTACTGTTTTACATCAGGTAATCACAAGTTTTAAACTGTGTTCAGaacacatttccttttcctggctttgctatttttcttctcatcctgttgaGTGTTTCTGTCATAGCAGACAATTACCACCTGCATCCTTCAGCCCAACCACATTTCCCATTTGTGGTCTTAGTTGCATCTTCTCCCTGTCATATAAACTGTTCCAAGAAAATGCCAGAACCCAGAGGAGGCTGCAAGAACAGCCCCCAACAGAgatccctctttttttccccaggtgcTCTGATTTGGAAGTTGGACAAAGGGCTTCTTCCTCACCAGCACCATCAGAAGCCCGTTCCCTCCTCAGTCAGTGGGCGGCCGGCAGCAAGCAGGTGCGTTCTGTGGGACAGCAGCATCTGCCCCATAGGACTAAGGCGGCTGTGGGGAGGTGGTCAGGGCACCAGATGGACAGCGGGTTTCTTTTGGGGATCTTGGCAGCGCTCTCTTTTCCCTCCCACACGGCAGCTTTCTGCACAGTTGCAGCACGGCTCCCACTCCCGACATCCACCTGGATCCATCCCATTTGTCCTCCTTGGcccctctgcagcctccaggagCCTTTGGGGGCCCTTGGCTGTCCCCTCACAGCTTCAGGGGTTTCCCCACTGTTATGGTCCTGTCaggaggagagggcaggagCTTCTCACAGCTCTCTTTGCAGGACATGGCAGGAGGCACGGTGGAGTCTCCAGAGGACAGCAGCTCATCCGCACCAGCCATCACCAGCCAGCAAAGCCGGGCAGGagcccaggaggcagctgcgGGCTGGCCGTGCCCCATCTGGCCAGGCAGGatcaacagcagctcctccctgggCTCCTGCTTGCGTCGCTTCTTCCATGGCTGTCTCAGGCTGGTGTCCAGAAGGAAAGCTGCGTGCCCGCTGCGCTGTCACCCCCGTGACCGTGTGCTCCACTCTGCGCgagaggacagcagcaaagaggagcGGGGATTCAGCCCTTCTGCCCCCTGCCAGGAGAACGGTGCCAGGGAGAGGCCCAGGAGCAGATCCCCGCACTGGGGCAACGATCTCCGCAGCTGGGTTGTGGAGACCGCGGACTACGAACACTCagatgggaggagggggagaaccaGTCCCCTGAGCTGTGACCCCACTCACAGGGACGAGGCAGCTCCAATACCCTCCAGTGGCAGCTCCCAGtctgcaccagcacctccactgtcctccagcagcagctcccagtctgttcctgcccccagagctgctcagaggAAAACCCGGCCAAGGATGAGACATCGGAGCAGATCCCCACGGCCGGGACTGTGATCTCCGCAGCCGGTTTCTGGAGATCACAGACCAGCATCACTCAGCAGGGAGGACGAGGAGCTGGAGAACCAGTCCTCCACGGTCTGACCGAGCCCTAAGGGATGATGCAGCTCCAGGGccctccagccacagctcccggTGTCGTTCTGCACCCAAAGCTGCTCGGGAGCAGACCCAGCTGAGGCAGAGGGAGCGGAGCAGATCCCCGCGGCGCCGCTATGATCTCCACACGCAGTTGTGGAGATCACGGACTGTGACCCCtcagcacagaggaggaggaggagcaggaaggctTCAGTGCCCTGGAGATGCAGATGAGGAAAACGGTCAGTGGTGACGGGGACAGATTGCAGCCTGGACGAGGGAGGACACAGCATCTGACGCCTGTggtgctggagaggaggaagaggaggaggaagagtccaggaggcagcaaagctgccccagcagggaccaagctgccccagggcaccagcagccagtgctgcctctggcaggaagagctcagagagCCCTTCCAGAGCCACGGGCAGCTCTGCCGGCCGGCCCGCCTGCCCACAGGCCCcgggaggaagagctgcaacCTGCGGCCACGGCTGGGATCGCTGCTCAGAAACACTCACTGGGCACCAGCGGGCAGAACAGCCAAAGCCACGATTAAAAACAAGCTCTTGTTGGCCTCGTGAAATTTGAAATGGCCTCGTCCatgattttgctgggctgtgaggctgtgttggagaagcagaggtaagaagtggTGGCTTTAAAGGCATTGAAGCTGTGGTAAAACCCGCAGGTAAAGCTGGTTTCTTCctagagagctgcctgacaaaaatagttacaagaCCCTTGAAGTTGGTGCTTTTgggattgattgattgattgattgattgatttctgggaagcaagaagtgagagcctgtgcactcccataggcagcgctgcctcccaaaTAGGTGCACCCTTCTCCACTTGTGTTCCTTCCATGCTGGTGTAGAACAAGGCCATGCAGtagtgtgcagatgtggtgaCTGCAATGTGACCATGAGGTCACAGCCGCACGGtgacgtgctgtgctgtgtcttggcagcagcagcatcatggtgcgagcgtgggggccatggtcctcaccctcctcctcctcctggtgcccctgccagcccgggacgcccaggctgctccagccgagcgcagggagcaggtgggcgggcaggggcagcacccagccccgagcagctcagcagggcagcagtggggccagggctggggctggggctgggagagcagccgggctgggccgggcagggcgagccaggcagcaccagggtgtgggcagggggcagacgccccgcagggaggggagaggggctgcggctgcttcaggggcaagttctgggcaagcaggggctgggagtggtggcACAGGtgcagaaaccagcactgagtccctgtggggccctcgctgccccccagccTTGTGCCAcactgccccatcccagggctCGCTTTGAGCCTTTGGGCCTGTTTCAAATCaaagctgggattgctttggcactttgggccagttttgagctaaatctgggcacatttgtgcgctttggggtcgtttctgcctagatctgggagttctttggctttgcagtcCAGTTTCTACCCAAATCTGGGCGTGTTTGGGCCACTTTTGGCCGTTTTTTACCCAAATCTGGGCGTACTTTGACTTTGtggtccaatttcaccccaaatctggggatGTTATACCCCTTTTTGGCcagttttgatccaaatctagtggtgctttggtttttctggctctttttaCCCGATATACTCAGGtgcttttgcccattttttcccctaatggagGCGCCGTGTTCCCAATTATgggatgttttcacctttgccAACAGTTTTGCTCCCAAATGTGGAcgtttttgcctcttttggccactttttgcccaaatactcagaatcttttgcctgtattggccaatttagcccccaaatatttggaatatttagtCATTTCTCCAGTTTTCTCCCTAAATAGggctatttctctgcaatagatgggcattttttctctcttctttatgtcctcttttacccgaaatgcaggagtattgctctgtgagcctggaaacctctctgGTCTGTGCTTGACTCCAGGCCATGGCATTGGCAGAGTTGATGgagcttctcagctggatcctggttatgagccttgggctgtcccagaggTACGTTGTCACTGCCTGTCTGCTTGAAGGAATAAACACTCACGTTTTAATAGGTTATTCACATGTGATTGTCTCCAGGatcatctcagaggcttttcaaaagctttttggtccttggtggtgttacacagacaagtcataaatactatttgcctgcaaacctgctaggtctcagcaaaaaggtcacgtatgttccatttctagctgtgggaacgtacacctttgtgtgtgtcctgtgtccttacctcaccccctcccgtcactgcaggtgactgaggaagaaggagatccCAACATGCCATGGAAGCTCCTCCCCTGTGTTTGACTCcctgtttggttcctgcagtccatggtgatcaagcctcttggtgtaatcctgttcctgagcctgggggcaatcccaggggtaggtgttcagtcttcattggtcactggccttttgcatttgttaatatttggtttattatttgttaacattttcctgcaatagttgagccttgcagtagccagcaggctctttgcTAGAAGAAACATGGATGGTC encodes:
- the LOC135576014 gene encoding ubiquitin carboxyl-terminal hydrolase 42-like, producing MCRMEVHVQQVLHSSASAIEPWAVVDFLTEIGENFQHGRQEDAHEFLRCTMDAMQRACLRGNSDLDMSSQATTIVHQIFGGFLRSRVTCWSCQAVSDSYEAFLDVPLDIKAAASVTAALEDFVKPEHLDGENCFKCSK